The Metabacillus schmidteae genome includes a region encoding these proteins:
- a CDS encoding ABC transporter ATP-binding protein, producing MAKALAEMNVHSASTSVQIKDLVKNFGQTTAVHSANIDILSGEFMTLLGPSGCGKTTILSMVLGIIDASSGSISFNGEPVTHIPMNKRDVGMVFQNYALFPHMTVAQNVAFGLDMRKVKKDEKKRRVQEALEMVQLDGYGDRFPKELSGGQQQRVALARALVIRPKVLLLDEPLSNLDAKLRKDMRIQLKRLHDELGITIIYVTHDQEEALSLSTKVAVMSKGVIQQIGSPQDIFVNPKNHFVANFVGYANFIHGKLIGEQDDQFLFESPTSGRLLVKKSGRHQVGDEVILTIKPENLRMGSEDESGMNVIKGKVLVSDYVGSTTGYEIETDKGEVFKVNVLGLEPYSLGREVTLHFNPESLLILDKE from the coding sequence ATGGCGAAAGCTTTAGCGGAGATGAACGTTCATTCAGCTAGTACGAGTGTCCAGATTAAGGATTTAGTAAAAAACTTTGGTCAAACGACGGCTGTACATAGTGCGAACATCGATATTCTTAGTGGGGAATTTATGACACTTCTTGGACCCAGCGGTTGTGGGAAAACAACAATCCTTTCAATGGTATTAGGAATTATTGATGCTTCAAGCGGATCGATTTCTTTTAATGGGGAGCCTGTGACCCATATTCCAATGAATAAAAGGGATGTAGGGATGGTTTTCCAGAACTATGCTCTATTTCCGCATATGACAGTTGCACAAAATGTTGCCTTTGGTCTGGATATGAGAAAAGTAAAAAAAGATGAAAAGAAACGAAGAGTTCAAGAAGCATTGGAAATGGTTCAACTCGATGGATATGGCGACCGTTTCCCGAAAGAGCTAAGTGGAGGTCAACAACAGAGGGTTGCGTTGGCGCGGGCACTGGTTATTCGACCAAAAGTATTGTTGTTGGATGAGCCGTTGAGTAATTTGGATGCCAAATTACGTAAGGATATGCGGATTCAATTAAAGCGATTACACGATGAATTAGGAATTACGATTATATACGTAACACATGACCAGGAAGAAGCTTTGTCTTTATCAACAAAAGTAGCGGTCATGTCAAAAGGTGTCATTCAACAGATTGGTAGTCCGCAGGATATTTTCGTTAATCCTAAAAATCATTTTGTCGCGAACTTTGTTGGATATGCGAATTTTATCCATGGGAAATTAATAGGTGAGCAGGATGATCAGTTTCTATTTGAATCACCTACATCTGGTAGATTGCTAGTTAAGAAGAGCGGACGTCATCAAGTAGGGGATGAAGTCATTCTTACGATTAAACCTGAAAACCTGCGAATGGGTTCTGAAGATGAATCTGGCATGAATGTCATAAAAGGGAAAGTTCTTGTAAGCGATTACGTAGGAAGTACGACCGGATACGAAATTGAAACAGATAAAGGTGAAGTGTTTAAAGTGAATGTATTAGGATTGGAGCCTTATTCACTCGGTCGAGAGGTTACCCTGCATTTTAATCCGGAATCTTTACTAATTTTAGATAAGGAGTGA
- the uxuA gene encoding mannonate dehydratase, producing MRMVFRWFGDENDTVPLKYIKQIPGVEGIVWSLHDIPAGEEWPMDKILRVKQQAEEHGFHIDVVESVNIHEDIKLGYPTRNQYIENYKRTIEKLGKVGVKVICYNFMPVFDWTRTDLFKELEDGSTALFYEKEKVDNMDPLELVDKISHSYDFTMPGWEPERLTQLSNLFKAYKNVSTEDLWDNLKYFLEEIIPVAEANNIKMAIHPDDPPWPIFGLPRIMTSRENIKRFLKLVDHPNNCITLCSGSLGVNPDHNVADMVREFADRIPFAHIRNVRTYSNGDFIETSHRSQDGTVDVLEIVSAFHESEYNGYVRPDHGRHIFDEECRPGYGLYDRGFGIMYLWGIWDSLQRAKAREKVEYETTGSF from the coding sequence GTGAGAATGGTTTTTCGGTGGTTTGGGGATGAAAATGACACCGTTCCGTTAAAATATATTAAACAAATACCCGGTGTCGAAGGAATTGTTTGGTCTCTCCATGATATTCCCGCTGGTGAAGAATGGCCAATGGATAAAATTCTTCGTGTGAAACAACAGGCGGAGGAACATGGCTTTCATATTGATGTTGTTGAAAGTGTGAATATTCATGAAGATATTAAACTAGGATATCCTACGAGAAATCAATATATTGAAAATTACAAGAGAACGATAGAGAAATTGGGAAAAGTCGGAGTAAAGGTGATTTGTTATAATTTTATGCCTGTATTTGACTGGACCCGGACAGATCTATTTAAAGAATTGGAAGACGGTTCAACAGCCCTTTTTTATGAAAAAGAAAAAGTGGATAATATGGATCCGCTTGAGCTTGTCGACAAAATCTCTCATTCCTATGATTTTACAATGCCCGGCTGGGAACCGGAAAGACTTACACAGCTTTCAAATCTATTTAAAGCATACAAGAACGTCTCGACTGAGGACTTATGGGATAATTTGAAGTATTTTTTGGAAGAGATTATTCCTGTAGCTGAAGCGAACAACATTAAGATGGCGATACATCCGGATGATCCGCCATGGCCAATATTCGGGCTTCCGAGAATTATGACATCAAGGGAAAACATTAAAAGGTTTTTGAAGCTTGTTGACCATCCGAATAATTGTATTACACTCTGCAGCGGTTCTCTTGGTGTAAATCCGGATCATAACGTAGCAGACATGGTAAGGGAGTTCGCGGATCGAATCCCGTTCGCTCATATTAGAAACGTTAGAACATACAGCAACGGTGATTTCATTGAGACTTCTCACAGATCTCAGGATGGAACAGTAGATGTACTGGAGATTGTAAGCGCATTCCATGAGAGCGAATATAACGGGTATGTAAGACCAGATCATGGAAGACATATCTTTGATGAGGAATGCAGACCTGGTTATGGCTTATATGATAGAGGATTTGGAATTATGTATTTATGGGGAATTTGGGATTCCCTTCAAAGAGCGAAAGCTAGGGAGAAGGTAGAGTACGAAACAACTGGCAGTTTTTGA
- a CDS encoding ABC transporter permease, protein MNQQANKANKTDFLLLLPALLPILIIFVYPLLKGVLLTFQETGETGFTLSNYIRFFTEPDYYETIFRTLYLVVPAAFLELVVAFAITYFIRGKMKGKGIIGGLIIFPLTLGSLLVDMGIIAFFSPTGWFNQFIMGIGLTDEPVKLLYNYWGAFIALFILGVAFLASNLIGMMDSIDPNLEQAARSLGASEWVTFRRVFYPLIRSNLLTIFGLNLIMQIGVYTSAIIVGNPASDTRTFAVVAFEEAMRNFNYNMSNTVAVVMALTQLLVLGIVFGLKKRGYTGSATTFK, encoded by the coding sequence ATGAATCAGCAAGCTAATAAAGCAAATAAGACCGATTTTCTTCTACTTCTTCCTGCATTACTTCCTATCTTAATCATTTTTGTTTATCCATTATTAAAAGGAGTTTTACTTACTTTTCAGGAAACTGGTGAAACCGGGTTCACACTTAGCAACTATATTCGCTTTTTTACAGAACCTGATTACTACGAAACGATTTTTCGCACCTTATACCTTGTTGTTCCTGCTGCCTTCTTAGAACTGGTTGTGGCCTTTGCAATTACCTATTTTATTCGAGGGAAAATGAAAGGAAAAGGCATTATTGGAGGACTCATTATTTTTCCTCTAACATTGGGATCTCTGTTAGTAGATATGGGTATTATCGCTTTCTTTAGTCCTACCGGCTGGTTTAATCAATTTATTATGGGAATCGGGCTAACGGATGAACCTGTTAAGCTGCTTTATAATTACTGGGGTGCTTTTATTGCTCTGTTTATCTTGGGAGTTGCGTTTCTTGCTTCAAATTTAATCGGAATGATGGATTCCATTGATCCTAATTTAGAGCAGGCGGCACGTTCTCTTGGCGCAAGTGAATGGGTCACGTTCAGACGTGTATTTTATCCATTGATTCGTTCCAACCTTCTTACGATCTTTGGCCTGAATTTAATTATGCAAATCGGTGTGTATACATCGGCCATCATCGTCGGGAATCCGGCCTCGGACACGCGAACTTTTGCCGTCGTGGCGTTTGAAGAAGCGATGCGTAATTTTAACTATAATATGTCAAATACGGTTGCTGTTGTGATGGCACTTACTCAATTATTAGTGTTAGGTATTGTCTTTGGATTAAAAAAACGAGGATATACAGGTTCTGCTACAACATTTAAATAA
- a CDS encoding Gfo/Idh/MocA family protein has translation MNRNDGMNYAPRGHVNKVVSEDEFQFAAIGLDHGHIYGMSNGLIEAGGKLVAVYDPDPEKVKKFCETYPGVKAASSEDEILNDTTIKLVASANIPSERGALGLKVLDHGKHYFVDKPAFTKIEQVEKARRKTAETGLKWGIYYSERLHVESAMFAGQLIEEGAIGRVVQVIGTGPHRANPESRPDWFFDPESYGGILCDIGSHQIEQFLHYAGAKDAEVLHSKVANYSFKQYPEFEDFGDATLVADNGATFYFRVDWLTPDGLGTWGDGRVTILGTEGYIEVRKYIDIARDASQDHLYLVNQHGEQHYELSGKVGFPFFGEFILDCLNGTENAMTQEHAFKAAELCIDAQQKAIRIEGPGVPHPAQSGTR, from the coding sequence ATGAATAGAAATGATGGAATGAATTATGCACCTAGAGGACATGTAAATAAAGTTGTGAGTGAAGATGAGTTTCAATTTGCGGCAATTGGTCTCGATCATGGACATATTTATGGAATGAGTAATGGATTAATTGAAGCTGGTGGAAAATTAGTTGCAGTATACGATCCTGATCCTGAAAAGGTGAAAAAGTTCTGTGAAACCTACCCTGGAGTGAAAGCTGCGAGTTCTGAGGATGAAATTTTAAACGACACAACCATTAAGTTGGTAGCCTCAGCAAATATCCCTTCCGAAAGAGGTGCACTTGGTCTTAAAGTGTTAGATCACGGCAAACACTATTTTGTTGATAAACCGGCTTTCACGAAAATCGAACAGGTGGAAAAAGCAAGAAGAAAAACAGCTGAAACAGGACTTAAATGGGGGATATATTATAGCGAACGCCTACACGTAGAAAGTGCTATGTTTGCTGGTCAGTTAATCGAAGAAGGTGCAATCGGACGTGTCGTACAAGTGATTGGAACGGGTCCTCACCGTGCAAACCCTGAAAGCAGACCTGACTGGTTCTTTGACCCTGAGTCATACGGTGGAATCTTGTGTGATATTGGCAGTCACCAAATTGAACAATTTTTACACTATGCAGGTGCTAAAGATGCCGAAGTATTGCACAGTAAAGTAGCGAATTACAGCTTCAAGCAATATCCGGAGTTCGAAGATTTTGGGGATGCCACACTTGTTGCAGATAACGGCGCAACCTTTTACTTCCGCGTTGATTGGCTCACTCCGGATGGTCTTGGCACTTGGGGAGACGGACGTGTCACAATCTTAGGAACAGAAGGATATATAGAGGTCCGAAAGTATATTGACATTGCACGTGACGCTTCTCAAGATCATCTGTATTTAGTTAATCAACACGGAGAACAACACTACGAACTATCCGGCAAAGTCGGTTTCCCATTCTTCGGGGAATTCATTCTAGACTGCCTAAACGGAACAGAAAATGCCATGACCCAAGAACACGCATTCAAAGCAGCAGAACTATGCATCGACGCCCAACAAAAAGCCATCCGAATTGAAGGCCCTGGAGTACCTCATCCCGCTCAGTCCGGTACGCGTTGA
- a CDS encoding ABC transporter substrate-binding protein, giving the protein MKKSLKIVFSLLLVLSMILAGCGGGETSSGGSSDGEATKITIYTVAGGDEYYNDLLIPMFEKETGGKYEIEYGRGTPQEIINKIKAQGKNGNIDLVITGLDGLPLGIEAGLWEQVVPTYEEELHVAQWNDIAKEYIEKFDGYGVPTVTGPGGPILVYNEDKVKNPPTTYAELKTWIEENPGKFTYPAVPSSGPARGFFLGLAQAMGEDINDPKSLDKTWTYLEEIGETIDNYPAKTSDSFNALYDGAVDIIPHFPLWFGNLQVQGTVPPNIKAVKLTDTTQIVDSQFLVMLKDLPEDRKKAALEFMEFATSKEAQAQGLSVGFSPANTEATADLLSPENKENYDKLAEVVLPEFKNGETIGLKEGDWSLFPSLEATTEHYKNWEEKIQAKK; this is encoded by the coding sequence ATGAAAAAGTCTTTAAAGATTGTATTTAGTTTGCTGTTAGTATTGTCAATGATATTAGCCGGCTGTGGTGGTGGGGAAACTTCATCAGGCGGTTCATCGGATGGAGAAGCAACAAAGATTACTATTTATACGGTAGCTGGTGGAGATGAATACTATAATGACCTTCTCATCCCGATGTTTGAAAAGGAAACTGGCGGAAAGTACGAAATTGAATATGGACGTGGAACACCTCAGGAAATTATTAATAAGATCAAAGCTCAAGGTAAAAATGGAAATATTGATTTAGTTATTACTGGTTTGGATGGTCTTCCTCTAGGGATTGAAGCAGGACTATGGGAACAGGTTGTTCCAACATATGAAGAAGAACTACATGTTGCCCAGTGGAATGATATCGCAAAGGAATATATCGAAAAGTTTGACGGATATGGCGTTCCGACTGTAACGGGTCCTGGTGGTCCAATTCTTGTTTACAATGAAGATAAAGTAAAAAATCCTCCTACAACATATGCGGAGCTTAAAACATGGATCGAAGAAAATCCAGGGAAGTTTACATACCCGGCTGTTCCTTCCAGCGGGCCTGCACGTGGTTTCTTCCTAGGTTTAGCACAAGCAATGGGTGAAGATATCAATGATCCGAAGTCTTTAGATAAAACATGGACGTATTTAGAAGAAATTGGTGAAACAATCGACAATTATCCAGCGAAAACATCTGATAGCTTTAACGCTTTATATGATGGAGCAGTTGATATTATCCCACACTTCCCACTATGGTTTGGTAACTTACAAGTTCAAGGGACAGTACCTCCAAACATTAAAGCAGTTAAGCTAACGGATACGACACAAATCGTTGATTCTCAGTTCTTAGTCATGTTAAAGGATCTACCTGAAGATCGTAAAAAGGCTGCATTAGAATTTATGGAGTTTGCAACATCAAAAGAAGCGCAGGCACAAGGATTATCGGTTGGATTCTCTCCTGCAAATACAGAAGCAACGGCAGATTTACTGTCACCTGAAAACAAGGAAAACTATGACAAATTAGCAGAGGTTGTTTTACCTGAATTCAAGAATGGAGAAACGATTGGATTAAAAGAAGGAGATTGGTCGTTATTCCCGTCTCTTGAAGCAACAACAGAGCATTACAAAAATTGGGAAGAAAAAATTCAAGCGAAAAAGTAA
- a CDS encoding ABC transporter permease, which yields MKAETTMNNPIEVNEPKRKKRFGRIAYSTTNWVLIIAFLTAVLGMTLAVLFSAFGKEWYGTVFPQGYTFDWFIQAWNAYEIGAYYKVTMQIVVTATIISLVLSIPTAYILARREFPYKNVLIGFFQMPFTLPELVYAIPVASIFYSIGLAETIPGLIIVNLIIGIPFSVFILIPFMESLDPRLEWAAQSLGANKFNMFTRIIVPQLVPGLTASAINIFIRMFSTFTIILLISGPKTQTLPVMVFSVLQGSGSQPPAMLNSLALTLMIPLLLFAFVSLWISAYTQRRLGK from the coding sequence ATGAAAGCGGAGACTACAATGAATAATCCGATTGAAGTGAATGAACCCAAAAGGAAAAAACGGTTCGGAAGGATAGCTTACTCTACAACCAACTGGGTTCTAATTATCGCTTTTTTAACAGCTGTTCTCGGAATGACCTTAGCTGTTTTGTTTAGTGCATTTGGTAAGGAATGGTACGGAACTGTTTTTCCACAAGGCTATACGTTCGACTGGTTTATACAAGCTTGGAATGCATATGAAATTGGCGCTTATTATAAAGTGACGATGCAGATTGTTGTCACAGCTACGATTATTTCTCTTGTGTTAAGTATTCCGACTGCCTATATATTGGCGAGAAGAGAGTTTCCGTACAAGAACGTGCTCATTGGATTTTTTCAAATGCCGTTTACGTTACCTGAACTTGTCTATGCAATCCCGGTAGCTTCTATTTTTTACTCAATCGGTCTTGCAGAAACAATTCCAGGGCTCATCATCGTAAATTTAATTATAGGTATACCTTTTTCAGTGTTTATTTTAATTCCGTTTATGGAATCACTTGACCCGCGTTTGGAGTGGGCTGCTCAATCGTTAGGTGCAAATAAGTTCAACATGTTTACGAGAATTATAGTTCCACAGCTTGTACCTGGACTTACGGCATCGGCGATCAATATTTTTATTCGGATGTTTAGTACGTTTACGATTATTCTCTTAATCTCTGGTCCGAAAACTCAGACCTTGCCGGTTATGGTATTTAGTGTTTTACAAGGTTCAGGAAGTCAACCGCCAGCCATGCTAAATTCATTGGCGTTAACATTAATGATTCCGTTGCTGCTTTTCGCCTTTGTTAGTCTTTGGATTTCAGCGTATACACAACGCCGTTTAGGGAAATAA
- a CDS encoding HAD family hydrolase, protein MDTIIFDVDDTLYDQARSFHTTFRNMFEGPFTDEEIDQIYRVSRKYSEILFDQSEAGEITQFEWQTGRIIKACKDFNIPIDTEKAVEFHHLYVEEQQKIFLFDEVEQLLEALSKEGKQLAILTNGEEKHQAKKIEQLELTRWVPTENIFISGTHGHAKPKREIFEIIEEKLGLDKTKTVYIGDSFEKDVIGAKQVGWQAIWMNHRKRALPQNAAYKPDHEVYSAKELLDVFVGK, encoded by the coding sequence ATGGATACTATTATTTTCGACGTAGATGACACACTTTATGACCAAGCACGATCTTTTCATACGACATTCAGAAACATGTTTGAAGGTCCGTTTACAGATGAAGAGATTGATCAAATTTACCGAGTTAGCCGAAAGTATAGTGAAATTCTATTTGATCAAAGTGAAGCAGGTGAAATCACCCAATTTGAATGGCAGACTGGGCGTATTATCAAGGCTTGTAAAGACTTTAATATACCGATTGATACAGAAAAAGCTGTTGAATTTCACCACCTTTATGTGGAAGAACAACAGAAAATCTTCTTATTTGATGAAGTCGAACAATTATTAGAAGCTCTTTCCAAGGAAGGAAAACAGCTTGCCATCCTGACAAATGGAGAAGAAAAGCACCAGGCGAAGAAGATTGAGCAACTAGAGCTTACCAGGTGGGTTCCCACAGAAAACATCTTTATTTCTGGCACACACGGACATGCCAAACCGAAACGGGAAATCTTTGAAATAATCGAGGAAAAACTAGGGCTTGATAAAACAAAAACGGTTTATATCGGAGACTCTTTTGAAAAAGATGTTATCGGAGCAAAGCAAGTCGGGTGGCAGGCAATCTGGATGAATCATCGGAAAAGAGCATTACCTCAAAACGCTGCCTATAAGCCGGATCATGAAGTATATAGTGCAAAAGAGCTTTTGGATGTGTTTGTTGGGAAATAG
- a CDS encoding GntR family transcriptional regulator yields MKTRINGSTRDYVYQTIKKRIIYLELKPGTKISEKEIAENLEVSRTPVREAFIKLAQEELVGIYPQSGTIVSKIDLGHVEEARFARENIERAIVRMACTDFDDEQLFGLETNIALQELCLGKEGTHHRLFDLDEEFHKRLYEGCNKLRIYKMIQQMNSHFDRLRVLRLATNTDWNVVVSQHKEIYQAIVERNMDKAEKLMVNHLKLVNFEKDELKFRYPDYF; encoded by the coding sequence TTGAAGACACGCATTAACGGTTCAACAAGGGATTATGTATATCAAACAATAAAAAAACGAATCATTTATTTAGAGTTAAAACCTGGTACAAAAATTTCTGAAAAGGAAATAGCTGAAAACCTTGAGGTAAGTCGAACTCCTGTGAGGGAGGCATTCATTAAATTGGCTCAGGAAGAGCTGGTAGGAATCTATCCTCAAAGCGGGACAATCGTTTCAAAAATCGATTTGGGTCATGTTGAAGAAGCAAGGTTCGCAAGGGAGAATATCGAAAGAGCAATTGTGAGGATGGCGTGCACCGATTTTGATGATGAGCAATTATTTGGTCTTGAAACAAATATTGCCCTGCAGGAGCTTTGCCTAGGGAAAGAAGGAACTCATCATCGTTTATTTGATCTTGATGAGGAATTTCACAAAAGGCTGTATGAAGGATGTAACAAGTTAAGAATTTATAAGATGATCCAGCAAATGAATAGCCATTTTGATAGGTTAAGGGTTTTAAGACTTGCAACCAATACCGATTGGAATGTGGTTGTGTCACAGCATAAGGAAATCTACCAGGCTATTGTTGAGAGAAACATGGATAAGGCAGAAAAACTGATGGTTAATCATTTGAAATTAGTTAATTTTGAGAAAGATGAGTTGAAATTTCGTTACCCGGATTATTTCTAG
- a CDS encoding Gfo/Idh/MocA family protein, with protein sequence MKRIAIIGAGAIAPAHIKGYLEFPEECKIVALCDIYPEKAEKLAKQFDLNVDIYDDYQKIVDRTDIDLVSVCTPPYTHAETAIDLLNAKKHVLVEKPMASSLEECDAMNAAAQKNGMILSVVAQNRFLTPMMKLKHVLDSKLMGPIVHTQVDSYWWRGHCYYDLWWRGTWEKEGGGCTLNHAVHHIDIFQWMNGMPSEITAVMSNASHDNAEVEDISIAIGRYDNGSLVQITSSVIHHGEEQQLIFQGKNARVSVPWKLKASKSKQNGFPEEDLDLEEKLQQVYEEQPELQFEGHAGQIHDVLQAVQGKKTVLVDGIQGRQTLEFITAIYQAASLGKTVKLPLNEDSPFYTRDGVLKYATHFYEKKNVIENFKDEAITTGGKYE encoded by the coding sequence ATGAAACGTATTGCTATCATTGGTGCGGGAGCCATTGCACCAGCTCATATTAAAGGGTATTTGGAATTTCCTGAAGAGTGCAAGATTGTTGCATTATGTGATATTTATCCGGAAAAAGCAGAAAAATTAGCAAAACAATTTGATCTCAATGTAGATATTTATGATGATTATCAAAAAATAGTAGACCGTACGGATATTGATTTAGTGTCAGTATGCACGCCTCCATATACACATGCAGAAACAGCCATTGATTTGTTAAATGCCAAAAAACATGTGCTTGTTGAAAAACCTATGGCTTCATCACTGGAAGAATGTGATGCCATGAATGCTGCAGCTCAAAAAAATGGAATGATTTTATCTGTTGTTGCTCAGAACCGTTTTTTAACACCAATGATGAAATTAAAGCATGTACTTGATTCAAAATTGATGGGTCCTATTGTTCATACTCAAGTCGATTCCTACTGGTGGAGAGGCCACTGTTATTATGATTTATGGTGGAGAGGTACATGGGAAAAAGAAGGTGGCGGCTGTACATTAAACCACGCAGTACACCATATTGATATTTTCCAATGGATGAACGGTATGCCTTCTGAGATTACAGCGGTCATGAGTAATGCATCACATGATAATGCTGAGGTTGAAGATATATCAATTGCCATTGGGAGATATGATAATGGAAGCTTGGTACAAATTACTAGCTCTGTTATCCACCATGGGGAAGAGCAGCAATTGATCTTCCAAGGAAAAAATGCACGTGTTTCCGTACCTTGGAAATTAAAAGCTTCAAAATCAAAGCAAAATGGTTTCCCGGAAGAAGACCTGGATTTAGAGGAGAAGCTGCAACAGGTCTATGAAGAGCAGCCAGAACTGCAATTTGAAGGACATGCAGGACAAATCCATGATGTCTTACAAGCTGTCCAAGGTAAAAAGACAGTTTTAGTTGACGGAATACAAGGAAGACAAACGCTGGAATTCATTACAGCAATCTATCAAGCTGCAAGCTTAGGAAAAACGGTAAAACTTCCATTAAATGAAGACAGTCCTTTTTATACGAGAGATGGTGTCTTGAAGTACGCTACACATTTTTATGAAAAGAAAAATGTCATTGAAAACTTTAAGGATGAAGCGATTACAACTGGCGGGAAGTATGAGTAA
- a CDS encoding IS1182 family transposase: MLKDKDMQLSIYSVLYNKIPENHQLKILRDELDFSFINIELEKTYSKYYGRPAKEPELMVKLLVLQYLYNLSDERVIEEASLNLAYMYFLGINPEDDLPHPSLLTKFRKNKLEGNLTIDDIISKIVKQCVDKGIIQGTGISIDTTHTASNTFKCTAERVMKRLAKKIFKTVENENGEVPKEINQEIPDYKEIKDHKEAKATMKSYLEEIISSVEEHTEIQNNSKVKELLEVTKEILEDPKFLEQKGVRSIVDLDARVGHKSKTSHFFGYKTEFMMIPKERIITAVHVDNGAYVDGKMFDELLEQTKKGGIFIEEIFADKAYFRKIILDRIKEIGAKAYIPVSEMAYRVNEALYSYNKDSDEWFCIQGNISVRKYHKKTKNRQSYRYYFGKETCRSCPFRDVCISGKTVAKVLEVGINTPEFYEYSQQQKSDEFKEKYRERASHEWKNGEMKNFHGLDRARGYDLKSVALQAKLTALAVNLKRIAAILSSKKSAIVIFYSIFLKYIVGIRKFHKMSI, from the coding sequence ATGCTTAAAGACAAAGATATGCAATTAAGCATCTATTCAGTATTATACAATAAAATTCCTGAAAATCATCAACTTAAAATTCTTAGAGACGAATTAGATTTTAGTTTCATTAACATAGAACTCGAAAAAACCTACAGTAAGTATTATGGTAGACCGGCAAAAGAGCCTGAGCTTATGGTAAAACTTTTAGTCTTACAATATCTTTATAATTTATCAGACGAACGTGTTATTGAAGAGGCTTCATTGAACCTTGCTTACATGTATTTTCTAGGCATTAACCCCGAAGATGATCTACCTCATCCAAGCCTTTTGACTAAGTTTCGTAAAAATAAATTAGAAGGAAATTTAACGATTGATGACATCATCTCTAAAATCGTAAAACAATGTGTAGATAAAGGGATTATACAGGGAACGGGAATAAGCATTGATACAACTCACACAGCATCTAACACATTTAAATGTACCGCAGAAAGAGTAATGAAGCGTCTAGCTAAAAAGATTTTTAAAACTGTGGAGAACGAAAACGGTGAAGTACCGAAGGAAATAAATCAGGAGATTCCAGATTATAAAGAAATAAAAGATCATAAAGAAGCTAAGGCAACCATGAAGTCTTATCTCGAAGAGATAATTTCAAGTGTAGAAGAACATACAGAAATACAAAACAACTCCAAGGTGAAGGAATTACTAGAGGTTACGAAAGAAATTCTGGAGGACCCTAAATTTCTGGAACAAAAAGGAGTTCGTTCCATTGTAGATCTAGACGCTAGAGTTGGACATAAAAGTAAAACTTCCCATTTCTTTGGTTATAAAACAGAATTTATGATGATACCGAAAGAGCGAATTATAACAGCAGTTCATGTTGATAATGGGGCCTATGTGGATGGTAAAATGTTTGACGAGTTATTAGAACAAACAAAAAAAGGCGGTATTTTCATAGAAGAAATATTTGCCGATAAGGCTTATTTTCGTAAGATAATACTAGATAGAATAAAAGAAATTGGAGCTAAAGCATACATACCAGTAAGTGAAATGGCCTATAGAGTAAATGAAGCACTTTACAGCTACAATAAAGATTCTGATGAATGGTTCTGTATTCAGGGGAATATTTCCGTAAGGAAATACCACAAAAAGACTAAAAACCGACAATCCTATCGTTATTACTTTGGAAAGGAAACTTGCAGAAGTTGCCCGTTTAGAGATGTTTGTATTTCTGGTAAAACTGTAGCAAAAGTTTTAGAGGTTGGGATCAATACTCCAGAATTCTATGAATACAGCCAACAACAAAAGTCAGATGAATTCAAAGAAAAATATCGGGAAAGAGCTTCTCACGAATGGAAAAATGGTGAGATGAAGAATTTCCACGGGTTAGATCGTGCCAGGGGGTACGATCTAAAAAGCGTGGCCTTACAAGCAAAATTAACTGCATTAGCAGTAAATTTAAAGAGGATAGCAGCGATACTATCCTCTAAAAAGTCAGCTATAGTCATTTTTTATTCCATTTTCTTGAAATATATAGTTGGAATCCGTAAATTTCATAAAATGAGTATTTAA